Genomic DNA from Limanda limanda chromosome 8, fLimLim1.1, whole genome shotgun sequence:
AAAGGTCTATCTCTACTATCGCCATCTACTGAGGCCcctggagaggagagaaaaaatatattaaatgtttgCTCATGTACTCAGGAATCTGTTTCAACAACCAATCATTGCTAACAggtaaaatattaatttctaGTACATGATCATGTCATGTCTACTCACCTGTTATATTTGAGAGAGCCAGTGAGTCCATGGAGTCTCTGACACTGTGATCTATTTTCTTGAACTCATCTGTGATACACTCTAAGGAGTCATTGTACCATCTTGACTCCTCTCCCTGGaagcctcctccagctccctgaTCCAGCTCCAACTCCTGGATTTTTCGACTGCTTGCCGGGCCCGGGTGACTACCATAGGCTGAGTCCCCTAGCCCATCCTGAGACTGGGCCCAGTACATGTCAGCCTGGTACTTCTTACTGGCCAGACtgccccttcctcctccactgccgCCACCAGCTGTAGACGATTCCTGCTTCGCCTTTGCATCCTTTTCAGCCATCCAGAAATCTGTCGGTCTGGAATCATTGGCTTGCTGAAAGACCCCGTGCTCTCCAAACTTTAATAGCAGCTGAGTCATGTAGTCTTCATGCTCAGCCCACTCCTCCTCTTGGTTCTCAGGGGCCTCAGTCTCCTCACCACGTCCTCTCCAAAAATGGTCATCAGATAAGTTCATGTGGGCCAGCTTGTTGGTCAGGGTGTCATCAGCATTTCCACTGAAGCCAGGGAACTTATAGTTGGCAGAAGGTGAGAAGAGGAGTGACTGTCTGCATTGATCAGCTGAGCGACTGCTTTTGCCCATGCGCACACTTCGTCTGGATTCACGTGAGCGTGCTGACTGGAAGGCGGAGTCGGAGGAGTCAGAGGCATGTACATCTTCCCCTAGACTGCAGGTCTTGGAGCAGTAAATATGACCCTGGTGTGGCAGAAAGGGGCAGCCCAGGAGAGAGCTCTTACAGTGGGCACAGCTAAAGCAGCTCTCAGTGGCATGCCAGTGAAGGCCATCATAGGTCATTTGGGCATGATCCACGCCTGAAAATGGGGAAATGTTGAGATGGTTAGCAAAACAAATCTAAACGCTAGGCTATCATGACAGGTGTATTACTTTGACACAAGAATAAGAAAGAACTGTCTTACCAATGTGCTCTCCACAAGCCTCACAGTACTCTGCATAGAGAGACTCAAAGCAGCCACAGCAGTACGGTCTTCCATCCTTCATGATGTAGCGCTGGCCCCCCAGAATCGTCTCGCATTCAAAACAGGCGAAGTGCTTCATGTGCCAGTGGCGCCCCTCTGCCTCAGTGCACTCATCAGCAAAAATAATCTGTTGACAAAAATGTTCACTGTTAGAGACAGAACTGCCATCTTTTGCCTTTCTGGTTGTCATTGATTGACACGGTACATTTTTGTGGAATGTATTCAAGTCAGtggggaaataaaataaatgtaagtgCTATCCCGAAGGAACTGTGAAAAACCATAAACTTCAGACTGGAAGTTTTTCCCcaacttttcttgtttttttacatagTATATCAGTCTTGTGGCTTTACCTCGTCGCAGGCTGTGCAGCGTGGTTTTAGGAGCTCAGCATGGTGCCTTCCACAGTGGATGTTTCCATCATGGTAGAAGTAGATCAAATCCACCAACAGCTCTCTACATGTGGAGCAGGCAAAGCATGCAGGGTGCCAGCACAGCCCAGGCCCCGCCCTCGAGGCGACCACTGCCATTTCTCCACCATTGATGTTTTCACCACACTGTAAAATCCAGACATGATGACATGATTGATTATAACATTTTGAAATTACTCTGAATTTGCACAAAATCTACAGAAAACAGTTCAAATGGCTTCCAGGTTCATTTTTATGGTTGATGAGGGGTATGTGTTGCTGCATGTGCGTGGTCCTATCTTTAGTCCTTGAGTGGCCAATATTTATTCCCACTGATCTATCCTCCTTATCAGTGTATCACATAAAGAAAAAATTCCAATAAGCTGAGTAAGAAACTATTAGTGTGTTGTAAAAATCTATATCAGTGGGACTATGTTTTGACACGGTTTATGGGCATCCTTAGGCTGCTCAATGAATATTGTAAATTCTGAATGAAACATTTTACTGAGCCACGCTCGGCTGCACAGTAGAGGATACTTCTTACTCCGCAGGGATACAAATCCAGCTTGTGTTCAGGGATCTCTTAAATAGCGTGGCTGACACAGATCTTTATGTCATCTTTCCCTCTGGGTTTTAGTTAAAACTGGATAAAGATTAGTTCAATACCCATGGAGAAGATGCCCAGAGAACAGGCAGCAAATCTTCAATAAAGAGTTGGAGAATGGCTCTGGATTTTTGCGAAAGAATATCTCATTGGTCCTTTTCTTCAGTCCAACATCATACCACTGGCAttgtttcatatatatatttacagttgtAAATAATACACTGAAAAAGGGACTTACATGCTCACAAATGGTGTTCAGAAGATTCCGGGGCAGCAGCTTTAATGTACCCCTCCCCAGAGCTTCCCTTTTCCTCTGGACACTGAACATATGtagctccttcttctcctcctcgctgagGGAATGGCAGTAACGCACCTGAAAATGAAGGTGATAAGTTATTGTTAAAAAGACGGCCAGTGTAACAATTGGTCATCAAGAATAAAGGTGATTCCTTCCTTTCAGAGACTTGTACTGAAAAAACAACTTGCTTGGTGGGATATGAATAGTTTTAGTGGCCTTTTCAAATTATGCCCCTTGGAAGATCAAACTGTTGGCCTCTAATAAAGGTGATTGGTAAGTATAAGTGGGCAGACTGCATACCATAGCATGCTGAACAAAGCCAACTCTTGACCCCAGCTTGCCCTTTCTACACCCCCCAACATATCTCCACCCACAGTCCATGATTGAGAATCTCATTTTTACAACAGGCCTTTTTTGATGTTTCCAAAGCCTTAACAAGAGGGAAAGCAGACGTTTACACAAACAAGGCCTGTGTTTAGAATGAAGCCAAGAGGACGGGCAACAAAGGAGGAAAGACAGCCAAGTTGAACTGTGGTGCCACTGTGGTGGTGGCATCACATAAAACCTCTTTCAACCAGCATCCCTGTTGCCTGCTGAGCAGTCCTCATAAAAACCACTGCTATGACAGGAATCCCACTGGTGGGGGCTCCCAGCAAACATCATAAAATCATCAAGTCAAAAGTCACATTGTGCCCACACTACATGTCTACACGATTGTGGAACAAAAATCCCCCAATGTGATGTCAACAAGAATGCCAAGGGCTCACATTAGTGGGATGGCATGGAAATcttgaagttttttttaatgctgtggGTTGAGCAGGCAGCAACAGATCCAGCTAGCGTGGATCTCTCTGACAGCTTGACAGAAATAAGAGTAAAACTCTGATACCGCATTGCATTGACAACCATGCACTCAAAATATTCTCACCTCATTATCGTGTGGTGGCAGTTGATAGAGGAGCTGCTTGATTCTGAACTTCTCTCCTGGACTGTTGACGTAGGGGATCTTATCCTCAGGCAGACAGGAGAAATATAACTGGACCTGAAGAAGGTAGGATGAAGTAAGGTTATTAAGCACTCAAACACACCATATGACACCAAGTAAAAGCATCCAGACCTTGGTAGTGAAACATAGTGAGAGAAGGGCAAAAGTCATaagcaaaaaaactaaattttatTTAAGCTGGATGGTTCAATGATTCCTCACACATCCAAACTGAACCTCATTCCAAATCATATATTGTTAAGAATGTGGAGTCATCAATCTGAATATATTGCGCTTTTTAAAATTTATGTTGTACAATTTATAACCCAAACTTTCATCTAGTGAATCcaaaacaatatattataaTGTCTTGGATAGAACAGCCCATAGAACAGCCCATATCTCTGAGGACACAATGTTTTTTAAGATACCAAAGAACCAGCACATTAATTTGTGAAGAGACACATTCTGGGACAGCTCTGTATTAGATGTCTGGACGACTTATTTGTGGAATGAAAATGTTTGCTGGAAATTTCCCTAAACCCCATCAGCTTTCTTTCTAAAAGACAACATAAAGCAGTTGTAGTCTTTGATTACGGCACTGAAGAAATCTTTTAATTCTGTACTAAAACAAGTCCAAACAGGTCAACAGGTCAAATTGGTTTTAAGGCTGTATTTTTCCAGTCATATGCTCGTCTCAGGACAGGACAAAGCAGCCTGTTGTTGTGGCACTTTGACCCTTGGGGCTAGCCACTGGAAACTAAACTTTATGAGGGAGGGGCTATTACAGCCAGCCAGATAAAGAGGTGGGATGTGCTTGTCTTGTTTGTTAGTGGggcttcctgcagctttggCCGTCTAGGGGGGGTTAACAGCAATTTACCCTGACAATCAACCCAACGTTTGCCCCCCACCGTAAATTATGCACATTTTCATGCTGCTATTAGCCCTCATCCAGCTCCTTAGGGGCTGAGGAACCGTCAACTATCACCCAGGCCCTATGTGTTTCTCCACTGTAATGATGACCAATAATACTTGACCTATTCATGGCAATAGCTGCAGTAAAGGCATTACAGTTGACCCATGCATTTTCCAAACAAAAGGCCTCGGGTGTTTGGGCTTTAAAGTTTTCTGCTGCTGCGAACCCATCTCTTCTTGCCCTCCACCCCCACATTGCTTCCATACATGTTGTTTAACGAGGGAAGGTGGATGGAGAGAATCGTGGCAAGAGAGAaatgaggagtgaggagggatTGGGAAAGTGCCACATCACACTGGCTGCCCTGCGGACACAACTAACAGTCCTGCCTGTGTTTGTGGAGAGGAAGGCTTGTTAAAAGACTGCCCCTTGATTCCTGATCCCGCCATAAGCACTGAGCTCAACCCACCAAGTCCTCCTCCTAACAGAGAACTTGATAATCACAAGCAGACTTGCCATGCCGCAGTTTGtaagtaaaagtacacacaTCCTGCCCTTAAGTGACTGCCTGGTAAAGCCTGTCAAGTCTGCGTCAAACAAAGGGACCAAGCAGAAGTTTTATGAAATATGTTTCATAAAAAAGTCTGTCCCATAGGTTAAATTATCCAGAGACTTAAGTTGGTATGTGACTCAGTTATGAACTGAACAGCATTTATCTGGGCCAGGCAAAAGGGCTAGAAGGGAGTTAGAATCAGGTCAGAGCTGTTTTTATTCTCTGTCCAGAGGATACACCTGGATTCATTTTCTTGATTAGGGGAATTAATGATTTAGGAACCAATGAAATAGATACAACAGCTAAAATGAACAATATTGTGCTTCAAGTCTTCTTTGTATAACTAGAGCGCCATAACTACATTGATGCTTGTTTAAACTCAACTCATAAGACCTTTATGAATTCCATtgacaataacaaaaataatagaATGTAAGCTATGTTTTGCTCACCTGTTCGGGCCTAAGTCCAGGTGG
This window encodes:
- the prickle1a gene encoding prickle-like protein 1a; this translates as MSLASAALSASGFPGGARQRDLMMEQKVSKLTSGFQRSSTSDDDSGCALEEYAWVPPGLRPEQVQLYFSCLPEDKIPYVNSPGEKFRIKQLLYQLPPHDNEVRYCHSLSEEEKKELHMFSVQRKREALGRGTLKLLPRNLLNTICEHCGENINGGEMAVVASRAGPGLCWHPACFACSTCRELLVDLIYFYHDGNIHCGRHHAELLKPRCTACDEIIFADECTEAEGRHWHMKHFACFECETILGGQRYIMKDGRPYCCGCFESLYAEYCEACGEHIGVDHAQMTYDGLHWHATESCFSCAHCKSSLLGCPFLPHQGHIYCSKTCSLGEDVHASDSSDSAFQSARSRESRRSVRMGKSSRSADQCRQSLLFSPSANYKFPGFSGNADDTLTNKLAHMNLSDDHFWRGRGEETEAPENQEEEWAEHEDYMTQLLLKFGEHGVFQQANDSRPTDFWMAEKDAKAKQESSTAGGGSGGGRGSLASKKYQADMYWAQSQDGLGDSAYGSHPGPASSRKIQELELDQGAGGGFQGEESRWYNDSLECITDEFKKIDHSVRDSMDSLALSNITGASVDGDSRDRPLVYSLQGFQGLETEDCDKTSNMGTLNSSMLHRSANSLKSLVFEHEEVEEIVPKEEVAARPVDSPKPHVPAIRRSRSQSRPQQVKFSDDVVDNGHYCDLPVRQPPMSERTRRRVYHFEEQGQGLQSGRHHHHHRRRHSRKSRSDNALNLLPKERAKTSYKVEHRGNALGPKGHQAIHGRPSPSALSDCGQQGPAMGRFLGLYGDDDDWCSTCSSSSSDSEEEGFFLGQPIPQPRPHRHYYTEDLPSPVVGISTSPYGQWTKSKKKKGHKGKNCILS